The stretch of DNA CTAGAAAGATAACGATTGAGAAATTGTACCCCTCTGCCAATATTTTTAGGGTCGCGGATCGTTGGTGAATAATCATAAAATGGTCGAAAATCGATCTCAAAGACATCTCCTTCGTCAGGATGAAAATGATTAACAAAGCGATCGCGTGTATCTAGTAGCTGTTGCACTGTCATCGCTTCGTAGTTTAAATCTTCAAAAATCCGATAAGCTTCTTGTTGGGCGATTTTGGGACGGATAATCAGACAAATGCTTTCTTTTTCGAGAATTATCTCTTGTGTGTAGTAAATTAACTTTCCTAAGTTAGAAGAAAAATATGGCTGTGCTTCGCTTTTTGTAGTGCTAAATGAATCAAAGGAACTTAAAATTTCATTACGCAATAAATATCGCTGGTCAGATTCTTGTAACTGACTGATAAATTCTCTTAAATTATTTTTTTCTTCAGAATTTAAAACTGCTTCAATCAAATAGGACATAAATTATTGCTTCCTTAGTTTACTGCTTACAAATCTATTGAGGTCTTAATTCAAATATGGAGAGATTTGAATTTTTTCTAGTTTAAGTTTTGTTTCTTAATTTATCTTATTGATCAAGCTGCATAATTCTATCTCAGGAAAGAAAAACAGCTTAAAAAATCAAAAAATAAACGCTCATTAAGTCCAACTATATCTAAACAGATTCTACATCCTCAAAAAGATATGGGATTGTTTAATATTTTCTTCAATCTAAATCAGTTCAACCAAAGCGATCGCTTAGTTTTTTGTATTTATATATACTAAGAAAATTGACCTCTTGATGCAAATTGTTATCTAGCAGACATCTTAATTCTTGATGACCGTTTAGCACTTAGAAAATTTGAACTACGATCAGATGTACTTTAGCAGACATAAATATTTTAGCTTTTTTAAGCGATTATTAATTATATCAAAATATTTAAACAAATTTCTTAATTTACTATTAAAATTAACTAAATATTACTAAAAAAGTTTCAGAATTTTGGATTAATAAAATTTGAATAATTTTTTGTTTGATTTTTTGTAAAGAAATCTTCCCTCATCCAACAACAACCTGTTAATCTATTAATTGTAAGACAACTGAATCACCAAGAAAAACAGCTAAAAACAACTCAATAAATTGTCGAAGCAATCTAATTAATGGGTTATTTTTTAATAGTTATTCGCCAAACAAAAGAGATTTTGTAGAGATAATTTCTCAAGTAGGTTAGTAATCAAAAGTTTGAAAACTGTGCGATCACGAAGTGCCTCAGCTTCGCTGAGATCGCGCTTTGACTCAAAAGGGGAAGCTTTTATGATTAATATCGCTACAGACAAGCACCAATCAACCAACAAAGAAATATCTTTTGTGCTGTGGTTTGAAGAAGTAGGCATTCAAGATATTCCTTTAGTTGGAGGCAAAAACGCTTCATTAGGGGAAATGATTCAACAACTCACTCCCAAGGGAGTGAATGTTCCTACAGGATTTGCTACTACTGCTTATGCTTATCGTTATTTTATTACTCAAGCAGAATTAGAGCCAAAATTAAGGCAGATTTTTGCTGATTTAGATGTAGACGATGTTAACAATCTGCGAATTAGAGGTAAACAAGCTAGAGCGTTAATTCTTAATACTCCTTTTCCAGAAGAATTAGAATTAGCTATTTCTACGGCTTATTTTAAACTTTGTGAACGCTATGGAGCGAGAGCCGATTTTTGCGATCGCTTTGACTCCGAATATCGAGATAAATGTCGAGAATTCAGTTACGATGTCGATGTCGCTGTCCGTTCTAGTGCCACGGCTGAAGACTTACCCGATGCTAGTTTTGCAGGACAACAAGAAACCTATCTCAACGTCAACGGAGTTAAAAACGTCCTAGAATCGTGTCATAAATGTTTTGCTTCTATTTTTACAGACCGAGCTATTTCCTATCGAACGATTAAAGGTTTCGATCATTTTGACATTGCTCTCTCCGTCGGCGTACAAAAGATGGTGCGGTCAGATCTTGCCTCTTCTGGGGTCATGTTTTCGATTGATACCGAAACAGGTTTTAAAAACGCTGCCTTAGTCACTGCTGCTTATGGATTAGGCGAAAATGTTGTTCAAGGCGCAGTCAACCCCGATGAATTCTTTGTCTTTAAACCTACTCTACAACAAGGTTTTCAGCCCATTCTATCCAAACGATTGGGTAGCAAAGAAATCAAAATGATTTACGATGTGGGAGGCACCAAATTAACGAAAAATGTTTCTGTCTCTGAGTCCGAAAGATGCAAGTATGCTATTAGCGATGAAGAAGTTCTAACCCTAGCCAAATGGGCTTGTATTATTGAAGACCATTATTCCCAAGTCCGTAATACTTACACCCCAATGGACATCGAATGGGCAAAGGATGGACAAACAGGAGAACTCTTTATCGTCCAAGCTCGTCCCGAAACTGTCCAATCCCAAAAAACGGAAAATGTTCTACGCAACTATAAGTTAAACGGAACGAGTAACGTTTTAGTTACTGGACGTGCAGTTGGAGAAAGTATCGGACAAGGATCGGCTCGTGTTATTTTAGACGTTCACAAAATCGATCAATTCCAACCAGGAGAAGTTTTAGTCACCAATAGAACCGATCCTGACTGGGAACCGATCATGAAAAAAGCCAGTGCGATCGTCACCAACCAAGGCGGAAGAACCTGTCACGCTGCTATTATTGCCCGTGAAATGGGAATACCTGCGATCGTTGGTTGCAGTACCGCAACAGGCAACATTAAAACTGGTCAACCTGTAACTGTATCCTGTTCCGAAGGAGAAGAAGGCAAAGTTTATGAAGGTTTAGTTCCCTTTGAAGTAGAAGAAACTAAACTAGATAACTTACCGCAACTGCGTACCCAAATTTTGATGAATATTGGCAACCCTGAAGAAGCCTTTAGTTTAGCTGCAATTCCCTGTGACGGAGTTGGTTTAGCCAGACTAGAGTTTATTATTGCCAATCACATCAAAGTCCATCCTCTAGCTTTGATGCACTTCGCTCAATTAGAAGATACCTGCGTTAAACACGAAATTGCCCAACTAACTCGTCTTTATGACCATAAACCTGATTTCTTCGTTGATAAATTGACCCAAGGTATTGGTAATATTGCAGCAGCATTTTATCCCAAACCTGTAATTGTCAGGATGTCGGACTTCAAGAGTAATGAATATGCTAATCTTCTCGGTGGCAAACAATTTGAACCCAAAGAAGAAAACCCGATGATTGGTTGGCGTGGCGCATCTCGTTACTACGATCCAAAATACAATCAAGCTTTTGGTTTGGAATGTCAGGCACTCAAACGAGTTCGAGACGAAATGGGTTTAACTAATCTAATCCCGATGATTCCTTTCTGTCGGACTCCCGATGAAGGACGTAAAGTTCTCGAAGAAATGGCAAAATACGGCTTGAAACGAGGTGAAAACGAGTTACAAATTTACGTCATGTGCGAAGTACCCAGTAACGTCATCCTCGCGGATGAATTCAGTGAAATCTTTGACGGTTTCTCGATTGGTTCAAACGATCTAACTCAATTAACTCTAGGATTAGACCGAGATTCTGCGTTAGTTGCTCATATTTTTGACGAACGCAACCAAGCAGTTAAACAAATGGTCAGGATGGTAATTGAAAAAGCGAAGAAAAATGGTCGTAAAATCGGTATTTGCGGTCAAGCACCTAGTGATTATCCAGAATTTGCTCGTTTCTTAGTTGAATTGGGTATTGATTCGATTAGTTTGAATCCTGATTCTGTCTTGAAAACTTATCTAGATCTTGCGGAGGTAGAATCGAAAGTTCAAAATTAAAACTGAAGTAATTCTCAATAATTGAGATTGGGTAGAGGTAATTCATGAATTGCCTCTACATTATTAAATAATACAGAAATTACAAATAACTGTTCAATTAGCAAGTAAAGGTAATAATAAAGTTACAAAATAATAAACTAAAGGAGCAGTAAACACATAACTATCAGTACGATCTAAAATACCTCCATGCCCAGGAATTAATTGCCCCGAATCTTTAACCCCTGCATCTCGCTTCATCATTGATTCAGTTAAATCTCCTAAAAGACTAGAAATCCCAATTAATGTCCCTAACAACAAACCACTAAACTGCCAAGCAGGTAAATGAAAATACCAAGCACCCACTTCCGCCACTATTAAACTACCTAGTACACCAAAAATAGCCCCTTCTACGGTTTTTTTAGGACTGATTTCTGATAATCTAGTACGACCAAAATGTTTTCCCATTGTATAAGCACCAATATCTGCTGCCCAAATACAAGCCATGACTAAAAACGTGAGCGTTAAAGCAAAAGGAAATTTACTAGGATCTGTCCAAGAATCAGGCCAATATCCATCAAAAGGAAGATTACTGTTACTAATTGTATTGGGTAAACTGACTCGCAAACGTACCCAATAACTAGGAAGATATCCGCCATAAAATAAACCCAAAATCGAGCTAGAAATATCTGCGATCGTCGCTATTTTAGGTTGAAAGAGTAAGTAAAAACAAATAAAAGTCCCTGCTAAGGGAAACATTGCATCAGTTAAATTAGGGGCAACAGCAGCAGTAATTAGCAGTAACTGAGAGACTACTAAAGTCGTTTTGGCAGCAGGTTCAATTCCCTTAGCTCGAACCAAGCGAAAATATTCCAGTTGGGCTAAAAAAATTAAAATACCAATACCTAGACTAAAATACCATCCGCCTAGAACAATCATTCCTAGAGCTAGAGCGATCGCTACTATTCCACTCAAAACACGAGACCAAAGCATAGGGATATTTAACCAACGACCGCTAAATTAAGTGCGGTAAAAGTTAAGAGAATTATTAGAAAAGGTTAACAAATTACTGATATATCTTAAGCACAATTTTTGCTAAATCCGAAATTCTTTAACTTATAATTTTTCTCCGCTTAAAATAAACATCGGATTAACTGCTGCAAAAACTTGATGAATCCCGCGAGTTTCTAAACGATTGACTGCTGATTGGACTACTTCAATGTTACGCGCTTGCAATTGAGCTAAACCTTCAGAAATAGTATATAAGCTTTCTAGGTTACTTGCTGTAGCTACAATTCTTCCTCCTGGCTGTAAGTATTCCCAAGCTTGTAAAATAATATCCTTAATTGGTTTACCTCCTTCAAGACAAATCCTATCTGGTAAAGGGGCTAATTTTTGTAAACAATCAGGCGCACTACCTTCAATAACTTGAATATTATTGACATCAAACAGATTGCAGTTTCTTTTGATCAAATTAGCTACTTCTTCATCTCTTTCTACGGCAATAATTTTTCCTTGAGGACAAAGTAAACCAATTTCTACAGGAATAGTACCTGTACCTGCTCCAATATCCCACAAGACGGAATCAGGTTTCATTCTGAGTGAAGAAATTAACAGCAATCTCACTTCTCTTTTACTTAGAGGAATGCCAGGTAATTGCTCAAATAAGTTATCAGGAATACCGGGAGTATTATAAGGCCAAAGCATATTCAGTTATCAGTTATCAGTTATCAGTAGAGACGTTCCATGGAACGTCTCTATAGTTATCAGTAGGGGCGGGGTGTATAAACAAGGGGTCGTCTGCGTCATCGTATGGCGCAGTTCATGAACCCCGTTCTGGAGGTTTTTTCCAGAGACAGCCCCTTGCGAACCAACCTTCGCCCGTACATCAGTTATCTGTAGAATTATCAAAGATGTTTGTTATTAATTGTAGAGCTAGGATTTTCCGTAACTTCAATCTCATTAATTAATAACTTGAATCGTGGTTAAATTAGGATCGCTACAACCTGAAATTTTACCACCGAGAGTAAGAACTGTTTGTAAATAATCGATCGCTTCGGAGGTAATAATTTCTCCTGGCATCAAAATTGGAATTCCTGGTGGATAGGGACAAATTAATTCGGCACAAATGCGTCCGCTAGACTTTTTAATAGCAATAGTTTCACTAGTAGCAAAAAAAGCTTCTCTAGGGGAAAGAGAAAGAGGGGCAAGGGAGAAGAGGGGAGTAGGAGAAAAATGAATAAAGGGGGAAGGAGAAAGGGAGAGAGTTTTAAACGCATTAACTAGCTGATTAATGTCTTCAGTGGTATTACCGAGGGAAATGATGAAGGTCAGATGTTTTAATAAGGGTAGTTCCGCAGTTACTCCTAACTGTTGATCTAAAATTTCATCCGCTTCATACCCAGTTAAACCTAGTTGAGTAACGTTAACTGTTAGTCTGGTTGGATCGAGATAGCTAAAACCAGGACTAGGGATCAATTCTAAACATGATATTCCTGGTATGGCGGACAATTGTTTTCGAGCTATTGCTGCTAACTCTAAAGTTTGATTCATCAAGCGATCGCCTGATAAGGCCATTTGTTGTCTGGCAGCATCGAGGGAGGCTAACAAAATATAATTGGGACTGGTTGATTGTAATAACTGTAAAGCTTGACTAATTCTACTTGGTGCTATTCGATTACCTTGTAGATGCAGCATCGAAGCTTGAGTCATGGCACTTAAAACCTTATGAGTTGATTGTACGGTTAAGTCTGCACCCAAACTCAAAGCAGAAGGAGGTAAATCGGGATGAAAAGCAAAATGCGCTCCATGTGCCTCATCAACGAGCAAAGGAATATCATACTGATGAGTAATTTGAGCGATCGCCGCTAAATCTCCACCAACTCCTTGATAGGTGGGATATAACACCATTACTGCTTTGGTATCTGGATGTTGCTGTAGGGTTTGTTTTAGACTTACTGAAGTAATACTGTAAGCTAAATCTTGTTGAGAATCATATTCGGGATTAATAAAAATGGGTATCGCACCAGAAAGAATTAAACCCGCGATCGCAGATTGATGAATGTTTCGCGGTAGAATGATTTTATCCCCTGTTTTACAAGTAGCTAAAATTGCTGCGATAATTCCGCAAGTAGAACCATTAATCAAAAACCAAGTTTGTTGTGCGCCAAAAAGTTCTGCTGCTAAATGTTGTGCTTCCTTAATTACTCCTTCTGGCGCAAATAAATTATCTAATTGAGGTAATTCTGGTAAATCTACTTTAAATACCGAATTTCCCAAAATATCAGTCAAATTACTAGCAATTCCTTGTCCTTTTTTATGTCCTGGTGCATAAAATGCAGCATCAGG from Stanieria cyanosphaera PCC 7437 encodes:
- the ppsA gene encoding phosphoenolpyruvate synthase, with the protein product MINIATDKHQSTNKEISFVLWFEEVGIQDIPLVGGKNASLGEMIQQLTPKGVNVPTGFATTAYAYRYFITQAELEPKLRQIFADLDVDDVNNLRIRGKQARALILNTPFPEELELAISTAYFKLCERYGARADFCDRFDSEYRDKCREFSYDVDVAVRSSATAEDLPDASFAGQQETYLNVNGVKNVLESCHKCFASIFTDRAISYRTIKGFDHFDIALSVGVQKMVRSDLASSGVMFSIDTETGFKNAALVTAAYGLGENVVQGAVNPDEFFVFKPTLQQGFQPILSKRLGSKEIKMIYDVGGTKLTKNVSVSESERCKYAISDEEVLTLAKWACIIEDHYSQVRNTYTPMDIEWAKDGQTGELFIVQARPETVQSQKTENVLRNYKLNGTSNVLVTGRAVGESIGQGSARVILDVHKIDQFQPGEVLVTNRTDPDWEPIMKKASAIVTNQGGRTCHAAIIAREMGIPAIVGCSTATGNIKTGQPVTVSCSEGEEGKVYEGLVPFEVEETKLDNLPQLRTQILMNIGNPEEAFSLAAIPCDGVGLARLEFIIANHIKVHPLALMHFAQLEDTCVKHEIAQLTRLYDHKPDFFVDKLTQGIGNIAAAFYPKPVIVRMSDFKSNEYANLLGGKQFEPKEENPMIGWRGASRYYDPKYNQAFGLECQALKRVRDEMGLTNLIPMIPFCRTPDEGRKVLEEMAKYGLKRGENELQIYVMCEVPSNVILADEFSEIFDGFSIGSNDLTQLTLGLDRDSALVAHIFDERNQAVKQMVRMVIEKAKKNGRKIGICGQAPSDYPEFARFLVELGIDSISLNPDSVLKTYLDLAEVESKVQN
- a CDS encoding phosphatidate cytidylyltransferase, which produces MLWSRVLSGIVAIALALGMIVLGGWYFSLGIGILIFLAQLEYFRLVRAKGIEPAAKTTLVVSQLLLITAAVAPNLTDAMFPLAGTFICFYLLFQPKIATIADISSSILGLFYGGYLPSYWVRLRVSLPNTISNSNLPFDGYWPDSWTDPSKFPFALTLTFLVMACIWAADIGAYTMGKHFGRTRLSEISPKKTVEGAIFGVLGSLIVAEVGAWYFHLPAWQFSGLLLGTLIGISSLLGDLTESMMKRDAGVKDSGQLIPGHGGILDRTDSYVFTAPLVYYFVTLLLPLLAN
- the cbiT gene encoding precorrin-6Y C5,15-methyltransferase subunit CbiT — translated: MLWPYNTPGIPDNLFEQLPGIPLSKREVRLLLISSLRMKPDSVLWDIGAGTGTIPVEIGLLCPQGKIIAVERDEEVANLIKRNCNLFDVNNIQVIEGSAPDCLQKLAPLPDRICLEGGKPIKDIILQAWEYLQPGGRIVATASNLESLYTISEGLAQLQARNIEVVQSAVNRLETRGIHQVFAAVNPMFILSGEKL
- a CDS encoding aminotransferase class I/II-fold pyridoxal phosphate-dependent enzyme, which gives rise to MKISNFSCLSQSQTPLVDCLKSLSQQPDAAFYAPGHKKGQGIASNLTDILGNSVFKVDLPELPQLDNLFAPEGVIKEAQHLAAELFGAQQTWFLINGSTCGIIAAILATCKTGDKIILPRNIHQSAIAGLILSGAIPIFINPEYDSQQDLAYSITSVSLKQTLQQHPDTKAVMVLYPTYQGVGGDLAAIAQITHQYDIPLLVDEAHGAHFAFHPDLPPSALSLGADLTVQSTHKVLSAMTQASMLHLQGNRIAPSRISQALQLLQSTSPNYILLASLDAARQQMALSGDRLMNQTLELAAIARKQLSAIPGISCLELIPSPGFSYLDPTRLTVNVTQLGLTGYEADEILDQQLGVTAELPLLKHLTFIISLGNTTEDINQLVNAFKTLSLSPSPFIHFSPTPLFSLAPLSLSPREAFFATSETIAIKKSSGRICAELICPYPPGIPILMPGEIITSEAIDYLQTVLTLGGKISGCSDPNLTTIQVIN